One window of the Cryptomeria japonica chromosome 7, Sugi_1.0, whole genome shotgun sequence genome contains the following:
- the LOC131856894 gene encoding uncharacterized protein LOC131856894, with protein sequence MGAAKAGPTSQRGGWADQTPAAGKTLQAAPLWCTQVLRCLAATTVSPRALRVANPFLEGRAARRPPLQAVTTGRGPVSTAAPPAQPPPERRPAPARSPPATTPRAAAAPAPPPAPPAPVLAPDFVADDGYDPLAVDHTPSVKIDFEEKFGYLNQGILTLDPVLEPCIPSPPSTVAFEDTCVATSIVTFDSL encoded by the exons ATGGGGGCGGCgaaggccgggcccacctcccaacgcggGGGTTGGGCGGACCAAACCCCAGCCGCAGGGAAAACCTTGCaggcggcgccactgtggtgcaCGCAAGTTCTGCGGTGCCTTGCGGCCACCACAGTGAGCCCGCGGGCACTGCGAGTGGCGAAC CCTTTTTTGGAGGGACgcgcagcccggcggccaccgctGCAGGCGGTCACCACCGGCCGCGGCCCGGTCTCCACCGCCGCGCCGCCGGCACAGCCCCCGCCCGAGCGCCGCCCGGCCCCAGCCCGCTCGCCGCCTGCGACCACCCCGCGCGCCGCCGCCGCCCCTGCGCCGCCCCCTGCGCCACCAGCCCCAGTGCTAGCCCCTG ACTTTGTAGCTGATGATGGTTATGATCCTTTGGCTGTTGATCACACTCCTAGTGTGAAAATTGACTTTGAGGAGAAATTTGGTTACTTGAATCAAGGTATTCTCACATTAGATccagttcttgagccttgcattcctTCTCCTCCATCTACTGTTGCTTTTGAGGATACTTGTGTTGCTACATCCATTGTTACTTTTGATTCATTGTAG